The sequence TAAACCGGCAGCGAATACGGGTGATACGCGACCATGACGGTCGCGCCGAATTCGCCGAACGCACGCAGCCATGCGAGCGCAAGACCGGCGCTGATCGCGGGCCACGCCACCGGCAGCGTGACCCGAAGAAAGCGGCTGCCCGCGTGATGGCCGAGCGTCGCGGCGACATCGTCCAGCACCGGATCGACAGCGGTGAACGCCGATTTCGCCGCGATGATCAGGAACGGCGCCGCCACAAACGTTTCCGCGAGGACGATGCCCGTGAACGAATCGGTCAGGATGCCGCCCGTGAGGCGGCCGACGGGGCTATACGGCCCGAACAGGAACAGCAGCAGCACGCCGCTCGTGAGCGGCGGCAGCGCGAGCGGCAGCTGCACGACGAAGCCGAGCAGCGCCACTTTGCGCGAACGGGAGCGCGCGAGGAAATAGCCGAGCGGCACGCCGCCCGCGAGAATGACGAGCGATGCGACGCTCGCGCTTGCCGCCGACACGGCGACCGCCGACCCCATCGCCGTCCAGTCGACGCTCGCCCAATCGGCGCTGCCCAATTGCGGCACGCTCGCGACGAACGGCGCGCACAGGTACACGGCGAGCAGTGCGGCAAGCCAAAAGAGGGGGCGGGCAGCGAGTGACTTCATGACTTCCTGACCGGTGTCGGCGATGGCGGCGGCGATGATGACGGCAAAGCGCAGTGAGCTTAGCGCGCCGCGTCGATCATGGCTTGCACGGACGACGGAATCGCCTCCGTGCTGCCGGCCACGGCCGGCTTGACGACATCGACGCCATGCTCCGCAAGCAACGCGCGGCCCTTCGCGCTCAACAGGAAATTGACGAAACGCGCGGCGCCAGCCGTGTTTTGCGCGTCGTTGAGAATCGTCAGCGTGTAGCTCGCCTTCGCTTGCAGTTCAGGCGCCGGACGGATCGCCGGAATCTTCAGATCCGAGGTCTCGGTCGAGTAGAAGAAGCCCGCGTCGAGCTGCCCCGACTGCAGGCGCCCGACGAGCGTCTCCTCGGGCAAGACCTGCGCCGGGTTTTCCGTATCGCCGAGCGTCTTCTGCACGAGGTCGGGCTGACGATACAGATCGGCGGCCTTGGTCACCATCTCGACCGTGAACGCGCCCTTCGGATCGAGCTTCGGATCGGTGCGGCCAATGCGGATGCCCGGCTCCTGCAGGACCTGATCCCAGCGCTTGGTCTTGAAGTCCGCGGCGAACTTGCTCTTCGGGTTGTAGCCGATCATGAGCGGCGACTCGGCGAAGTTGACGTACCAGCTCACGTGATCGCCGTTGGCCGCGCCCATCAGGCTGGTATTGACCTTCGGGCTCGCGCTGATGAAGACGTCGCCGCGACGCAGCTTGCCTTTGATCTCGTTGGCGATCTTGTTCGACCCAGCCGCGTAGCCGCGGAATTGCAGGCCCGTTTCCTTTTCGAAGGCGGGGCCGACGCTGCGCTCCATCAGGTTGACGAGCGACCCGGCGTACAACACGTTCACGGTGTTCCCTTGTGCGAATGCGGGCGCGGCTGACAGGGCGCCGGCGACGAGCGCGGCGGCGGTCACCAACTTGCGAATCATTGTTTTTCTCCGTGGCGTTATAAAGGACGCAATATTACGCTTGCTCGAGCGCATTTCGCATGCGTAAGGCATGTCTTCGGCGCGCTGCTGCGACGATTGGCTGCACTTGCCCGGGGCCTGGAACCGCCCGGATTGCGGCGTCGGCGCTGATTCAAGGCCCCAACCCCACGCTTGGAATACAAGATTCAATATGTTGAATATGGTGTGGCGAGTGCGGTGCCGGTTTATGCATCGAGCGTAATATATGCATCGACATAGCGGTAGCCCGGAATGCCCGTACTGATCAGCAAGGAAAGAAAGCGCCATGCCGACGACGATGAATGCTGCAAGCGCACTGGACGAACCCACCGTCGAGTCAGCCCTTTCGATAACGGGCCAGGTTCGCCAGCCGCTTTCGCTCAGTCTCGATGACTTGCGTGAGTACGAAAGCATCGTCGCCGCGCCTTTCGATTTGCGCTGTTTCACCACCAAGCGCTTTATCCGCAACGTCGGCGGGTATCGGGGCGCGCGTCTGACGGACCTGATCGAAAAAGCGGGCTTGCTCAACGAATCGCCGACCGATTTCAAGCGGATGGTGTTCATCGCCGCCGCGCACGACGGATATGCGGTCACGTTCTCGTGGCACGAGCTGTTCAATACGCCGATCGGCGAAAACGTGCTCGTCGCGTAC comes from Trinickia violacea and encodes:
- a CDS encoding molybdopterin-dependent oxidoreductase, coding for MPTTMNAASALDEPTVESALSITGQVRQPLSLSLDDLREYESIVAAPFDLRCFTTKRFIRNVGGYRGARLTDLIEKAGLLNESPTDFKRMVFIAAAHDGYAVTFSWHELFNTPIGENVLVAYECDGRPLAVEEGAPILFSGSDRHSAPRHVKRLARIVARLLAP
- a CDS encoding extracellular solute-binding protein → MIRKLVTAAALVAGALSAAPAFAQGNTVNVLYAGSLVNLMERSVGPAFEKETGLQFRGYAAGSNKIANEIKGKLRRGDVFISASPKVNTSLMGAANGDHVSWYVNFAESPLMIGYNPKSKFAADFKTKRWDQVLQEPGIRIGRTDPKLDPKGAFTVEMVTKAADLYRQPDLVQKTLGDTENPAQVLPEETLVGRLQSGQLDAGFFYSTETSDLKIPAIRPAPELQAKASYTLTILNDAQNTAGAARFVNFLLSAKGRALLAEHGVDVVKPAVAGSTEAIPSSVQAMIDAAR